A part of Neodiprion pinetum isolate iyNeoPine1 chromosome 4, iyNeoPine1.2, whole genome shotgun sequence genomic DNA contains:
- the mtTFB1 gene encoding dimethyladenosine transferase 1, mitochondrial, with the protein MTILRLPPLPTIRDLVKLYRLQARKQLSQNFLMDERLTDKIIKTAGRIKDGHILEVGPGPGGLTRSIMRKYPQRLIVVEKDNRFLPTLQLLQETFQNVNGEMEIIIGDILNVNLNLFPECEKKSWEDIPPRIHLIGNLPFSVSTHLIIVWLKAISEKSGPWAMGRTKMTLTFQKEVAERLVSEAYARDRCRLSVMAQTWTKPHLKFVIPGKAFVPQPDVDVGVVTFTPLVQPGTNHEFDLFEKVTRHMFSFRQKYVIKCIETLFPTSCQKELGMMMAKLAEIDPTTRPFMLEVAEIDRLCTAYKYLCEKHPGIESYNYRASNKLLAYRYTSDVRVDKVSANSM; encoded by the exons ATGACCATTCTAAGATTACCTCCGTTGCCCACAATAAGAGATTTGGTTAAACTGTATCGCCTTCAAGCGCGTAAACAGTTGTCCCAAAACTTTTTAATGGACGAACGTCTCACAGATAAAATCATCAAAACAGCAGGTAGAATAAAAGATGGACATATATTGGAAGTCGGACCTGGACCAGGGGGATTGACGCGATCCATAATGAGAAAGTATCCACAGAGGTTAATAGTAGTTGAGAAAGACAATAGATTTTTGCCTACGTTGCAGCTACTCCAAGAAACATTTCAAAACGTCAATGGCGAAATGGAAATAATCATAGGAGATATattgaatgtaaatttgaacttgTTTCCTgagtgtgagaaaaaaagctGGGAAGATATTCCACCAAGGATTCATTTGATCGGTAATCTACCATTCAGCGTATCGACTCATCTTATTATCGTCTGGCTTAAAGCTATCTCTGAGAAAAGTGGACCGTGGGCCATGGGAAGAACCAAAATGACACTCACATTTCAAAAGGAAGTTGCTGAACGCCTCGTCTCAGAAGCATACGCTCGGGATCGCTGCAGATTGTCAGTCATGGCACAGACTTGGACCAAACCGCATCTAAAGTTTGTCATTCCCG GCAAAGCATTTGTTCCACAGCCTGACGTGGATGTCGGGGTTGTGACATTTACACCGCTGGTACAGCCTGGTACAAACCatgaatttgatttatttgaaaaagttaCCCGGCACATGTTCAGTTTTCGTCAGAAATACGTTATCAAATGTATAGA AACTCTGTTTCCGACCTCTTGTCAAAAGGAGCTTGGAATGATGATGGCAAAGCTGGCCGAAATTGACCCCACGACAAGACCGTTCATGCTTGAAGTCGCGGAAATAGATCGCCTGTGTACAGCGTACAAATACTTGTGTGAAAAGCATCCCGGCATAGAGTCTTACAATTACAGAGCTAGTAACAAATTATTAGCGTATCGTTATACATCTGACGTTAGAGTCGATAAAGTTAGCGCCAATTCAATGTAG
- the LOC124218110 gene encoding cytochrome c oxidase assembly factor 3, mitochondrial, translating into MADEQMPKIHEGKNFRKLTLVEQEYMRLIEERNLERVASLKRMQRNNRYTGLALGALVLGIYGYSMYAVRQENFLDDFEEPVKTTE; encoded by the coding sequence ATGGCTGATGAGCAGATGCCAAAAATCCATGAAGGGAAAAACTTTCGTAAACTAACGCTTGTCGAACAAGAGTACATGCGACTTATAGAAGAGAGGAATCTTGAGAGAGTGGCCAGCTTGAAACGAATGCAAAGAAACAACAGATATACCGGTCTAGCGCTAGGAGCATTGGTTCTAGGAATATACGGGTACTCCATGTATGCAGTTCGCCAGGAAAATTTCCTTGATGATTTCGAAGAGCCAGTAAAAACGACAGAATAA
- the Bulli gene encoding regulator of MON1-CCZ1 complex isoform X1 — MESTSSEGNDDYYLELSPDPVRFESISPLTNVFFDDTNKQVFAVRSEGVIGVLVKGPEHNLNFRMEDKGPIISIKFSLDMNILAIQRTNTSVEFINYSSASGLDNVEYSQTCKGKNASILGFVWTHSNEILFVTDHGVELFLVVPEKRTVKALKSLSLGVNWFVFCPQSYLVLLSSGTIGNQMQALHITPGNLHKLTKFEMEAGATKPGKLAVSERDVALAVLYGTPSIIVLRHQPGINRSLGTAQVYVYTVHKMLTIKKSHILKLDTSGRFAINVIDNLIIVHHQASETSMIFDIKLPGVSDGTVMHHTSIAAPKPIRPYSLKVPGTTLLEQLSQPCLLYSPGWVVFQPNIIIDAKLGCLWFVKLRLESLVKLIPDKVLLVEFLMQRNDSKQVLMQVLKENVTQLPSSLLYMSTIFDKLNTVYRNHLENELQSQMGTPLQIGSKGVATVSENIKYKQIIDQSDMYTYILSKFPEDTTEPKMVVWILLEYIRSLADHDIPVQHYLHELVITTLVHRKAYYQLHQLLQYHVVADSKPLACLLLSLESLYPAAHQLALDMLKRLGNAHEEIMEVLLSKGHILPALRYVRSVGIIDQVSARKFLEAAKTSNDPKLFHSVYKFFENRNLRLHNTTAFTRGEHCQTYVQHFKYLFQGTDNGCNSDTNSNVSTMSSFG; from the exons ATGGAATCAACAAGTAGTGAAGGAAACGATGATTATTACCTCGAATTGTCGCCTGATCCTGTGAGATTCGAATCGATCAGCCCGTTGACAAATGTTTTCTTCGATGACACGAACAAGCAG GTATTCGCTGTTCGTTCAGAGGGCGTTATCGGGGTCCTGGTCAAGGGTCCCGAGcacaatttgaatttcagaatgGAAGACAAGGGTCCCATAATCTCAATCAAGTTCTCGCTCGACATGAACATCCTTGCTATACAACGGACTAATACTTCTGTCGAGTTCATCAATTACTCATCGGCCTCCGGATTGGACAATGTGGAATACTCGCAGACTTGTAAAGGAAAGAATGCCTCTATCTTAGGCTTCGTCTGGACACACagcaatgaaattttattcgtcaCAGATCACGGAGTGGAACTGTTTTTG GTGGTTCCAGAGAAGCGAACTGTCAAAGCACTGAAATCCCTCAGTTTGGGAGTCAATTGGTTTGTCTTCTGCCCTCAAAGCTACCTCGTTCTCCTCTCGTCTGGTACCATCGGCAACCAAATGCAAGCGCTGCATATCACTCCTGGAAACTTGCACAAGCTCACCAAATTTGAAA TGGAGGCTGGAGCCACGAAACCTGGGAAGCTCGCAGTTTCGGAGAGAGATGTAGCGTTGGCAGTTCTTTACGGAACCCCATCAATAATTGTGCTGCGCCATCAACCAGGAATCAATCGAAGCCTTGGTACGGCTCAAGTCTACGTCTACACAGTGCATAA AATGCTCACGATAAAGAAGAGCCACATTTTAAAACTCGACACTAGTGGCCGATTCGCAATCAATGTTATCGACAATCTTATAATTGTGCATCACCAAGCATCCGAA ACTTCGATGATTTTTGACATTAAATTGCCGGGAGTGAGCGACGGCACTGTGATGCATCATACCAGTATAGCTGCACCCAAGCCGATAAGACCATACAGTTTGAAGGTCCCTGGCACGACTCTGCTAGAGCAATTATCTCAGCCCTGTCTACTTT ATTCCCCTGGCTGGGTTGTTTTTCAACCAAATATAATAATCGATGCAAAATTAGGATGCCTTTG gtttgTTAAGCTGCGACTTGAATCGTTGGTAAAATTAATCCCCGACAAAGTACTGCTCGTTGAGTTTTTAATGCAACGAAATGATTCCAAGCAGGTTTTGATGCAAGTTCTGAAGGAAAATGTTACTCAGCTACCGTCAAGCTTGTTGTACATGTCAACGATTTTTGATAAGTTGAACACTGTTTATCGTAACCACCTCGAAAATGAGTTGCAAAGCCAA ATGGGAACGCCGCTGCAAATTGGGTCCAAAGGTGTCGCCACAGTGTCAGAAAACATTAAATacaaacaaataattgatCAGAGCGATATGTACACTTACATATTGTCAAAGTTTCCCGAGGACACGACAGAGCCAAAAATGGTGGTTTGGATACTGTTGGAATACATTAG gtCTCTGGCCGATCATGATATACCTGTTCAGCACTACCTCCATGAATTGGTAATCACGACTTTGGTTCACCGGAAGGCTTACTATCAGCTGCATCAGTTGCTACAGTATCACGTTGTCGCTGACTCAAAACCACTCGCCTGTCTTCTACTGTCTTTGGAAAGTCTCTATCCAGCTGCTCACCAACTTGCGCTAGATATGCTCAAGCGATTAGGAAATGCTCACGAAGAAATAATGGAAGTCTTGCTATCCAAAGGACACATATTACCGGCATTACG GTATGTCAGATCGGTCGGAATAATCGATCAGGTTTCTGCTCGCAAATTTTTGGAAGCAGCAAAGACCTCGAACGATCCTAAGTTGTTTCACTCCGTTTATAAATTCTTCGAAAATCGCAATTTGAGACTCCATAACACAACTGCTTTCACAAGAGGGGAACATTGTCAAACATATGTACAgcattttaaatatttattccaaGGAACTGACAACGGCTGTAATTCAGATACAAATTCAAATGTATCGACTATGTCATC GTTTGGCTGA
- the Bulli gene encoding regulator of MON1-CCZ1 complex isoform X2, producing MEDKGPIISIKFSLDMNILAIQRTNTSVEFINYSSASGLDNVEYSQTCKGKNASILGFVWTHSNEILFVTDHGVELFLVVPEKRTVKALKSLSLGVNWFVFCPQSYLVLLSSGTIGNQMQALHITPGNLHKLTKFEMEAGATKPGKLAVSERDVALAVLYGTPSIIVLRHQPGINRSLGTAQVYVYTVHKMLTIKKSHILKLDTSGRFAINVIDNLIIVHHQASETSMIFDIKLPGVSDGTVMHHTSIAAPKPIRPYSLKVPGTTLLEQLSQPCLLYSPGWVVFQPNIIIDAKLGCLWFVKLRLESLVKLIPDKVLLVEFLMQRNDSKQVLMQVLKENVTQLPSSLLYMSTIFDKLNTVYRNHLENELQSQMGTPLQIGSKGVATVSENIKYKQIIDQSDMYTYILSKFPEDTTEPKMVVWILLEYIRSLADHDIPVQHYLHELVITTLVHRKAYYQLHQLLQYHVVADSKPLACLLLSLESLYPAAHQLALDMLKRLGNAHEEIMEVLLSKGHILPALRYVRSVGIIDQVSARKFLEAAKTSNDPKLFHSVYKFFENRNLRLHNTTAFTRGEHCQTYVQHFKYLFQGTDNGCNSDTNSNVSTMSSFG from the exons atgGAAGACAAGGGTCCCATAATCTCAATCAAGTTCTCGCTCGACATGAACATCCTTGCTATACAACGGACTAATACTTCTGTCGAGTTCATCAATTACTCATCGGCCTCCGGATTGGACAATGTGGAATACTCGCAGACTTGTAAAGGAAAGAATGCCTCTATCTTAGGCTTCGTCTGGACACACagcaatgaaattttattcgtcaCAGATCACGGAGTGGAACTGTTTTTG GTGGTTCCAGAGAAGCGAACTGTCAAAGCACTGAAATCCCTCAGTTTGGGAGTCAATTGGTTTGTCTTCTGCCCTCAAAGCTACCTCGTTCTCCTCTCGTCTGGTACCATCGGCAACCAAATGCAAGCGCTGCATATCACTCCTGGAAACTTGCACAAGCTCACCAAATTTGAAA TGGAGGCTGGAGCCACGAAACCTGGGAAGCTCGCAGTTTCGGAGAGAGATGTAGCGTTGGCAGTTCTTTACGGAACCCCATCAATAATTGTGCTGCGCCATCAACCAGGAATCAATCGAAGCCTTGGTACGGCTCAAGTCTACGTCTACACAGTGCATAA AATGCTCACGATAAAGAAGAGCCACATTTTAAAACTCGACACTAGTGGCCGATTCGCAATCAATGTTATCGACAATCTTATAATTGTGCATCACCAAGCATCCGAA ACTTCGATGATTTTTGACATTAAATTGCCGGGAGTGAGCGACGGCACTGTGATGCATCATACCAGTATAGCTGCACCCAAGCCGATAAGACCATACAGTTTGAAGGTCCCTGGCACGACTCTGCTAGAGCAATTATCTCAGCCCTGTCTACTTT ATTCCCCTGGCTGGGTTGTTTTTCAACCAAATATAATAATCGATGCAAAATTAGGATGCCTTTG gtttgTTAAGCTGCGACTTGAATCGTTGGTAAAATTAATCCCCGACAAAGTACTGCTCGTTGAGTTTTTAATGCAACGAAATGATTCCAAGCAGGTTTTGATGCAAGTTCTGAAGGAAAATGTTACTCAGCTACCGTCAAGCTTGTTGTACATGTCAACGATTTTTGATAAGTTGAACACTGTTTATCGTAACCACCTCGAAAATGAGTTGCAAAGCCAA ATGGGAACGCCGCTGCAAATTGGGTCCAAAGGTGTCGCCACAGTGTCAGAAAACATTAAATacaaacaaataattgatCAGAGCGATATGTACACTTACATATTGTCAAAGTTTCCCGAGGACACGACAGAGCCAAAAATGGTGGTTTGGATACTGTTGGAATACATTAG gtCTCTGGCCGATCATGATATACCTGTTCAGCACTACCTCCATGAATTGGTAATCACGACTTTGGTTCACCGGAAGGCTTACTATCAGCTGCATCAGTTGCTACAGTATCACGTTGTCGCTGACTCAAAACCACTCGCCTGTCTTCTACTGTCTTTGGAAAGTCTCTATCCAGCTGCTCACCAACTTGCGCTAGATATGCTCAAGCGATTAGGAAATGCTCACGAAGAAATAATGGAAGTCTTGCTATCCAAAGGACACATATTACCGGCATTACG GTATGTCAGATCGGTCGGAATAATCGATCAGGTTTCTGCTCGCAAATTTTTGGAAGCAGCAAAGACCTCGAACGATCCTAAGTTGTTTCACTCCGTTTATAAATTCTTCGAAAATCGCAATTTGAGACTCCATAACACAACTGCTTTCACAAGAGGGGAACATTGTCAAACATATGTACAgcattttaaatatttattccaaGGAACTGACAACGGCTGTAATTCAGATACAAATTCAAATGTATCGACTATGTCATC GTTTGGCTGA